Proteins from one Panicum virgatum strain AP13 chromosome 7K, P.virgatum_v5, whole genome shotgun sequence genomic window:
- the LOC120640905 gene encoding uncharacterized protein LOC120640905 produces MAASARREGSTAPGKSGALPAAAARSGALRRLALALLVVLFSALLYGQIQPPPSKIPGAPGGPPVTTPRARLRDGRHLAYLESGVPKEEAKYKIIFVHGFDCCRHDVLNVSQGLLQELGIYLLSFDRPGYAESDAHPARTEKSIALDIEELADNLQLGPKFHLVGFSMGGEIMWSCLKHIPHRLAGVAILAPVGNFWWSGFPPEVVEEAWNVQFPQDRRAVWVAHHLPWLTHWWNTQTLFPGSSVKSKNPVILSKEDLPLSQKFIDRPYKDQVRQLGEHDSLHRDMMVGFGRWSWSPLEMVNPFAGAGEDGEVKVHLWHGVEDLYVPVQLSRYISKRLPWVIYHEGPPVTATRTRLSDGRYLAYLESGVPKEEAKYKIIFVHGFDSCRYDALPISMELVQELGIYLLSFDRPGYAESDPHPGRTEKSVALDIAELADNLQLGPKFYLAGFSMGGEITWSCLKHIPHRLSGVAILGPVGNYWWPGLPANVSREAWYQQLAQDRWAVWVAHHLPWLTHWWNTQKVFPASSVIAYNPALLSEEDKLVIQKFAHRAYMPQIRPQGEHECLHRDMMVGFGRWSWSPLQLEDPFAGGGRGNKVHLLHGAEDRIVPASLSRHISGKLPWVVYHELPTSGHLFPIADGMADAIARSLLLGEDDDGPQPARDP; encoded by the exons ATGGCAGCCTCCGCCCGGCGTGAGGGCTCCACCGCGCCAGGCAAGAGCGGCgcactgccggccgccgccgcgcgctctg GCGCTCTCAGGAGGCTGGCGCTCGCTCTGCTCGTCGTGCTCTTCTCGGCGCTGCTGTACGGCCAGAttcagccgccgccgtccaagATCCCCGGCGCGCCGGGCGGGCCTCCGGTCACGACGCCCAGGGCGAGGCTCAGGGACGGCAGGCACCTGGCGTACCTGGAATCCGGCGTCCCCAAGGAGGAGGCCAAGTACAAGATCATCTTCGTCCATGGCTTCGACTGCTGCAGACACGACGTGCTGAACGTCTCCCAG GGGCTGTTGCAGGAGCTGGGAATCTACCTGCTGTCCTTCGACCGCCCCGGGTACGCCGAGAGCGACGCCCACCCGGCCCGGACGGAGAAGAGCATCGCCCTCGACATCGAGGAGCTCGCCGACAACCTCCAGCTCGGGCCCAAGTTCCATCTCGTCGGCTTCTCCATGGGCGGCGAGATCATGTGGAGCTGCCTCAAGCACATCCCGCACAG gctcgccggcgtggccATCCTCGCCCCGGTCGGCAACTTCTGGTGGTCCGGCTTCCCGCCGGAGGTGGTCGAGGAGGCCTGGAACGTGCAGTTCCCGCAGGACCGGCGCGCGGTCTGGGTCGCCCACCACCTGCCGTGGCTGACGCACTGGTGGAACACGCAGACCCTGTTCCCCGGCTCCAGCGTCAAGAGCAAGAACCCCGTCATCCTGTCCAAGGAGGACCTGCCCCTGTCCCAGAAGTTCATCGACCGACCCTACAAG GATCAGGTCCGGCAGCTGGGGGAGCACGACTCGCTGCACCGTGACATGATGGTCGGGTTCGggaggtggagctggagccCCCTGGAGATGGTGAACCCgttcgccggcgccggggaagaCGGCGAGGTGAAGGTGCACCTGTGGCACGGCGTCGAGGACCTCTACGTGCCAGTCCAGCTGTCGCGGTACATCAGCAAGAGGCTCCCGTGGGTTATCTACCATGAG GGCCCTCCGGTGACGGCAACCAGAACAAGGCTCAGTGACGGCAGGTACCTGGCCTACCTGGAATCCGGCGTCCCGAAGGAGGAGGCCAAGTACAAGATCATCTTTGTCCACGGATTCGACTCCTGCAGATACGACGCGCTCCCGATTTCCATG GAGCTGGTGCAGGAGCTGGGCATCTACCTGCTGTCCTTCGACCGGCCCGGGTACGCCGAGAGCGACCCGCACCCGGGCCGGACGGAGAAGAGCGTCGCCCTCGACATCGCAGAGCTCGCCGACAACCTGCAGCTGGGCCCCAAGTTCTACCTCGCCGGCTTCTCCATGGGCGGCGAGATCACGTGGAGCTGCCTCAAGCACATCCCGCACAG GCTCTCCGGCGTGGCCATCCTCGGCCCCGTGGGCAACTACTGGTGGCCCGGGCTGCCGGCGAACGTGTCGCGGGAGGCCTGGTACCAGCAGCTCGCGCAGGACCGGTGGGCGGTCTGGGTCGCCCACCACCTGCCGTGGCTGACCCACTGGTGGAACACCCAGAAGGTCTTCCCGGCGTCCAGCGTGATCGCCTACAACCCCGCCCTCCTGTCCGAGGAGGACAAGCTGGTCATCCAGAAGTTCGCCCACAGAGCCTACATG CCGCAGATCCGGCCGCAGGGGGAGCACGAGTGCCTGCACCGGGACATGATGGTGGGGTTCGggaggtggagctggagccCGCTGCAGCTGGAGGACccgttcgccggcggcgggcgggggaaTAAGGTGCACCTGTTGCACGGCGCCGAGGACCGGATCGTGCCGGCGAGCCTGTCGAGGCACATCAGCGGGAAGCTGCCGTGGGTCGTGTACCACGAGCTCCCCACGTCGGGGCACCTCTTCCCGATCGCCGACGGGATGGCCGACGCCATCGCCAGGTCCCTGCTGCTcggggaagacgacgacggcCCGCAGCCGGCCCGAGACCCTTAG